One segment of Triticum aestivum cultivar Chinese Spring chromosome 2A, IWGSC CS RefSeq v2.1, whole genome shotgun sequence DNA contains the following:
- the LOC123187778 gene encoding calcium/calmodulin-dependent serine/threonine-protein kinase 1, producing the protein MGLCHGKPSRIPEPKAEEEPRVASGTGDAAGAASPAQAAAAAKPGTPKQPKFPFYLPSPLPASSYKGSPANSSVASTPARGGFKRPFPPPSPAKHIRALLARRHGSVKPNEASIPEGGEPELGLDKSFGFSKHFFAKYELGEEVGRGHFGYTCAAKAKKGEHKGQDVAVKVIPKAKMTTAIAIEDVRREVRILSSLTGHSNLVQFYDAFEDEDNVYIVMELCKGGELLDKILARGGKYSEEDAKVVMLQILSVVSFCHLQGVVHRDLKPENFLFSSKEENSPLKVIDFGLSDFVKPDERLNDIVGSAYYVAPEVLHRSYGTEGDMWSIGVIAYILLCGSRPFWARTESGIFRAVLKAEPSFDEAPWPTLSAEAKDFVKRLLNKDYRKRMTASQALSHPWIRDAQQVKIPLDMIIYKLIRAYISSSSLRKSALRALAKTLTENQLFYLKEQFELLGPNKSGLISLQNLKSALVKNSTDAMKDSRVIDFVNTVCTLQYRKLDFEEFAASAISVYQMEALETWEQHARRAYELFDKEGNRPIVIEELASELGLGPSVPLHVVLQDWIRHADGKLSFLGFIKLLHGVSSRSIPKA; encoded by the exons ATGGGTCTCTGTCACGGAAAGCCCTCGCGAATCCCGGAGCccaaggcggaggaggagccgcGTGTGGCCTCCGGGACCGGCGATGCCGCCGGTGCCGCCTCGCCGGCGCAGGCGGCCGCCGCGGCGAAGCCGGGCACGCCGAAGCAGCCCAAGTTCCCCTTCTACCTGCCGAGCCCGCTCCCGGCGTCCAGCTACAAGGGCTCGCCGGCCAACTCGAGCGTGGCGTCCACGCCGGCCCGCGGCGGGTTCAAGCGGCCcttcccgccgccgtcgccggccaaGCACATCCGCGCGCTCCTGGCGCGGCGGCACGGCTCCGTCAAGCCCAACGAGGCGTCCATCCCCGAGGGCGGCGAGCCGGAGCTGGGCCTCGACAAGAGCTTCGGCTTCTCCAAGCACTTCTTCGCCAAGTACGAGCTCGGCGAGGAGGTCGGCCGCGGCCACTTCGGCTACACCTGCGCTgccaaggccaagaagggcgagcACAAGGGCCAGGACGTCGCCGTCAAGGTCATCCCCAAGGCCAAG ATGACAACAGCCATAGCAATTGAAGATGTCAGAAGAGAAGTGAGGATATTGAGCTCTCTGACAGGCCACAGCAACCTAGTGCAGTTCTATGATGCTTTTGAAGATGAAGACAACGTGTATATAGTTATGGA ATTGTGTAAAGGAGGCGAACTACTTGATAAGATATTGGCGAG AGGTGGAAAGTATTCTGAAGAGGATGCAAAGGTTGTTATGCTGCAAATTTTGAGTGTAGTATCATTTTGCCATCTTCAAGGTGTTGTTCATCGGGATCTGAAACCAGAG AATTTTCTATTCTCATCGAAGGAGGAAAACTCACCCTTGAAGGTCATAGACTTTGGCTTGTCTGACTTTGTAAAGCCAG ATGAAAGGCTCAACGACATTGTTGGAAGTGCGTATTATGTTGCTCCCGAGGTGCTTCATCGATCTTATGGCACGGAGGGAGATATGTGGAGCATTGGAGTAATTGCCTACATTTTGCTTTGTGGGAGCCGACCTTTCTGGGCACGCACAGAATCAGGAATATTCCGAGCTGTCCTTAAGGCAGAACCAAGTTTTGATGAGGCCCCATGGCCTACTCTCTCTGCGGAAGCCAAAGACTTTGTAAAAAGGTTGCTTAATAAGGATTACCGCAAGAGGATGACTGCCTCACAAGCTCTGA GTCACCCATGGATCCGTGATGCACAACAAGTCAAAATTCCTTTAGATATGATAATCTACAAGCTTATCCGAGCTTATATCAGTTCATCTTCACTGCGGAAGTCTGCTTTGAGG GCCCTAGCTAAGACATTGACAGAAAATCAACTCTTTTATCTAAAAGAGCAGTTTGAATTGTTGGGTCCAAACAAGAGTGGTTTAATCTCCTTGCAAAATTTGAAATCG GCTCTGGTGAAGAATTCTACGGATGCAATGAAGGATTCCAGGGTTATTGACTTTGTTAACACG GTATGCACCCTTCAGTACAGAAAATTGGATTTTGAAGAGTTCGCCGCTTCCGCCATCAGCGTATACCAGATGGAAGCTCTGGAGACCTGGGAACAGCATGCTCGGCGCGCGTACGAGCTGTTCGACAAGGAGGGCAACCGGCCTATCGTGATCGAAGAACTTGCGTCG GAACTCGGCCTCGGCCCGTCGGTGCCCCTCCATGTCGTCCTCCAGGACTGGATCAGGCACGCCGACGGGAAGCTCAGCTTCCTCGGGTTCATAAAGCTCTTGCACGGTGTTTCTTCCCGGTCGATCCCGAAAGCCTGA
- the LOC123187779 gene encoding uncharacterized protein yields the protein MARKKVPLRYIGNSTRRHTYVTRRNSLMKKAGELGILCNTKICMLVYDEGAASPDVYPSHMEAVAILNRYKNMPDMSRFKKEIRKSLAERIANTSGQPPIFQLQAQYVTGGVDMGPPSMDQVPPQQEGWQPEVFQAQAPRVTSNVDMGYLPTYQVPPQQQQGWQPQVFRPQAPYVIGNVDMGPPQMYHVPLQQHGWQPPTFQPQASYRSEGASALLYNANGTGGHDGAGTSSSVGFPMDDLMQFFNNMRSGLK from the exons ATGGCCCGCAAGAAGGTGCCCCTCCGCTACATTGGCAACTCAACACGGCGCCATACTTATGTGACGCGCCGCaacagcctgatgaagaaggcgGGCGAGTTGGGCATCCTGTGCAACACCAAGATCTGCATGCTGGTGTATGATGAGGGTGCCGCGTCGCCGGACGTTTACCCATCCCACATGGAGGCGGTGGCTATCCTGAATAGGTACAAGAACATGCCGGACATGTCGCGGTTCAAGAAG GAGATCCGCAAGAGCCTCGCAGAGCGCATAGCAAATACCAGCGGGCAGCCGCCGATCTTCCAGCTCCAAGCGCAATACGTCACCGGCGGTGTCGACATGGGGCCTCCGTCGATGGACCAGGTGCCGCCACAGCAGGAGGGCTGGCAGCCAGAGGTCTTCCAGGCCCAGGCACCACGGGTCACGAGCAACGTCGACATGGGGTATCTGCCGACATATCAGGTTCCGCCTCAACAGCAACAAGGCTGGCAGCCACAGGTCTTTCGGCCCCAGGCGCCATACGTCATCGGCAATGTCGACATGGGGCCTCCGCAGATGTATCATGTGCCgctgcagcagcacggctggcagcCACCGACCTTCCAGCCCCAGGCGTCATAT AGGTCCGAGGGGGCCAGCGCATTGCTCTACAATGCTAACGGTACTGGTGGCCACGACGGCGCCGGTACTAGCTCTAGCGTCGGCTTCCCCATGGATGATCTGATGCAGTTCTTCAACAATATGAGATCCGGGTTGAAGTGA